The proteins below are encoded in one region of Bacillus vallismortis:
- a CDS encoding glycosyltransferase family 2 protein: MGNTLFFISLSLIWVMLLYHMFLMQGGFRHYMTFERNIPKWRENVKELPKVSVLIPAHNEEVVIRQTLKAMVNLYYPKDRLEIIVVNDNSSDRTGDIVNEFSETYDFIKMVITKPPHAGKGKSSALNSGFAESSGDVVCVYDADNTPEKMAVYYLVLGLMNDEKAGAVVGKFRVINAAKTLLTKFINIETICFQWMAQGGRWKWFKIATIPGTNFAIRRSIIEKLGGWDDKALAEDTELTIRVYNLGYHIRFFPAAITWEQEPETWKVWWRQRTRWARGNQYVVLKFLAQFFKLKRKRIIFDLFYFFFTYFLFFFGVIMSNTIFVVNLFYDLHLSVGFLAMILWILAFFLFLTEVMITLSIEKTEMNRQNFFIVFLMYFTYSQAWIVLVIYSLFVEIKHRLFKQEVKWYKTERYNQHKSG; the protein is encoded by the coding sequence TTGGGTAATACACTGTTCTTTATCTCGCTCAGTTTAATATGGGTCATGCTTCTCTACCACATGTTTCTCATGCAGGGTGGGTTCCGCCACTATATGACCTTTGAACGGAATATCCCGAAGTGGAGAGAAAACGTGAAGGAGCTGCCAAAGGTCAGTGTCCTTATCCCGGCGCATAACGAAGAGGTTGTGATTCGGCAGACGCTGAAGGCGATGGTCAACCTTTATTATCCGAAGGACCGGCTGGAGATTATCGTCGTGAATGACAATTCATCAGACCGGACGGGTGACATCGTCAATGAATTTTCCGAGACATACGATTTCATCAAAATGGTGATCACGAAGCCGCCACACGCAGGAAAAGGAAAATCCTCCGCCCTTAATTCTGGTTTTGCCGAATCGAGCGGCGATGTGGTCTGTGTATATGACGCAGACAACACGCCTGAGAAAATGGCCGTGTATTACCTCGTGCTCGGCCTGATGAACGACGAAAAAGCTGGTGCCGTTGTTGGGAAATTCCGCGTCATTAATGCGGCGAAAACGCTCTTGACGAAGTTTATTAATATCGAAACGATCTGTTTTCAGTGGATGGCACAGGGAGGCAGATGGAAGTGGTTCAAAATCGCCACGATCCCGGGCACCAACTTCGCGATCCGCAGAAGCATTATCGAAAAGCTCGGGGGCTGGGATGACAAAGCGCTTGCTGAGGATACCGAGCTGACCATCCGGGTGTATAACCTTGGCTATCACATCCGCTTTTTCCCCGCCGCCATCACTTGGGAGCAGGAGCCGGAAACGTGGAAGGTGTGGTGGCGCCAGCGCACCAGATGGGCGCGCGGCAACCAATATGTAGTGCTGAAATTTTTGGCGCAGTTTTTCAAACTCAAACGAAAACGGATCATTTTTGATTTGTTTTATTTTTTCTTTACGTACTTCCTGTTTTTCTTTGGCGTGATCATGTCAAATACGATATTTGTCGTGAATCTGTTTTATGATTTGCATTTATCGGTCGGATTTTTAGCCATGATCCTTTGGATATTGGCGTTCTTCTTATTTTTGACAGAGGTCATGATTACGCTAAGCATTGAGAAAACAGAAATGAACAGGCAAAACTTTTTTATCGTATTTCTCATGTACTTTACATACTCGCAGGCATGGATTGTGCTTGTGATCTATTCTTTATTCGTAGAAATTAAGCACCGTTTATTCAAGCAGGAGGTCAAATGGTACAAAACAGAACGATACAATCAACACAAAAGCGGGTGA